Proteins from a genomic interval of Mustela lutreola isolate mMusLut2 chromosome 4, mMusLut2.pri, whole genome shotgun sequence:
- the HUS1 gene encoding checkpoint protein HUS1, whose translation MKFRAKIVDAACLNHFTRVSAMVAKLAKICTLRISPQTMNFILSDKVAGGGVSMWCELEQENFFSEFQMEGVSAENNAIYLELTSENLSRALKTAQNARALKVKLTNKHFPCLTVSIELLSVSSSSRIVTHDIPVKVIPRKLWKDLQEPTVPDSDVSIYLPVLKTMKSIVEKMRNLSNHLIIEANLSGDLNLKIETELVCVTTHFKDLGNPPLASEDASQDRDPEQMAEVRIDIRKLLQFLAGQQVNPTRAVCNIVSNKLVHFDLLHEDVSLQYFIPAFS comes from the exons ATGAAGTTTCGGGCCAAGATCGTGGACGCGGCGTGTCTGAATCACTTCACGC GGGTCAGTGCCATGGTAGCCAAGCTCGCCAAGATCTGCACGCTGCGCATCAGCCCGCAGACGATGAACTTCATCCTCTCCGACAAAGTGGCTGGCGGGGGTGTGAGCATGTGGTGTGAGCTGGAGCAG GAGAACTTCTTCAGTGAATTCCAGATGGAGGGTGTCTCTGCAGAAAACAACGCCATCTACCTAGAGCTGACCTCAGAAAATCTGTCTCGGGCGTTGAAGACAGCCCAGAATGCCAGAGCCCTGAAGGTCAAGCTGACGAACAAACACTTCCCCTGCCTCACCGTGTCCATAGAGCTG TTATCTGTGTCGAGCAGTAGCCGCATTGTGACACACGACATCCCCGTTAAGGTTATTCCTAGAAAATTGTGGAAGGATTTGCAAGAACCTACAGTCCCGGACTCCGAC GTCAGCATTTATCTTCCGGTCTTGAAGACCATGAAGAGCATCGTGGAAAAAATGAGGAACCTCAGCAATCACCTT ATTATCGAAGCAAACCTAAGTGGAGACTTGAActtgaaaatagaaacagaactCGTGTGTGTTACGACTCACTTTAAAGACCTGGGGAACCCTCCACTGG CCTCTGAGGACGCCTCTCAGGATCGAGACCCAGAGCAGATGGCTGAAGTGCGCATAGACATCCGGAAGCTCCTGCAGTTCCTCGCTGGGCAGCAAGTGAATCCCACGCGGGCTGTGTGCA ACATTGTCAGCAACAAGCTCGTCCATTTTGATTTGCTCCATGAAGATGTGTCCCTGCAGTACTTCATCCCGGCCTTCTCGTAG